CGATTCCGCGCCCGCGCTGTTCACGACCCCGGCGATGGCGGCGGTGTTCTCGCCGCGCACGTTCGTCGCGCAGATGCTGCGCGTCGAGGCGGCGCTGGCCCGCGCGGGCGCGCGCGCCGGGCTCGTGCCGCCCGCGGCGGCGGAGGCGATCGCGGCGGCGTGCGACGTCGACCGCTTCGACGTCGCGGCGCTGTACACGGAGGTCGCGACGGCCGGGACGCCGGCGATCCCGCTCGTGCGGCGCCTAACAGAGATCGTCGCCGCGCCGGGGCGCGGCCACGTGCACCAGGGGGCGACGAGCCAGGACGTCGTCGACACGGCGGTGGTCCTGCAGATGCGCGATGGGCTCGACCTGCTCGTCGCCGACCTCGGCGCGCTGTGCGACGCGGCGGCCGGGCTGGCCGAGCGGCACCGCACGACGCTCATGGCCGGGCGGACGCTGTTGCAGCAGGCGCTGCCGATCACCTTCGGGCTCAAGGCGGCGCGCTGGCTCGCGCTCGGCGCGCGTCAGCGACAAGCGCTGCGCCTCGTGCGCCGCGACGCGCTCGCCGTGCAGTTGGGCGGCGCCGCCGGCACGCTCGCCGCGTTCGGGGACCGCGGGCTCGCGGTCGCCGAGTCCCTGGCCGACGAGCTCGGGCTTCCGCTGCCGGAGCTGCCGTGGCACGCCGAGCGGGACCGCGTGGCGGCCGTGGTCGCCGCGCTCGGCGTCGTGGCGGGTTCGATGGGCAAGATCGCGCTCGACGTGGCGCTGCTCGCCCAGACCGAGGTGGGCGAGGCGGCGGAGGCGGCCGCGCCGGGCAAGGGCGGGTCGTCGGCGCTGCCGCAGAAGCGGAACCCGGTGGACGCGGTGGGCGCGCTCGCCGCCGCGCGCCTAACAATCGGCGCCGTGCCGGTGGTGCTCGGGGCGATGGCGCAGGAGCACGAGCGCGCGGTCGGCGGCTGGCAGGCGGAGTGGGTGGCGGTGCCGGACGCGTTCCGGCACGCGGCGGGCGCGGTCGCCCGCACGCGGCAGGCGCTCGACGGCCTGGAGATCGACGCGGCGCGCATGCGCGAGAACCTCGACCGAGGGGGCGGCGCGGTGATGGCCGAGTCGCTCGCGGTCGCGCTCGCGGGGCCGCTCGGCCGCGGCGAGGCGACGCGCGTCGCCGAAGAGGTGAGTCGCGCGGCTGCCCGCGCGCGGGTCACGCTCCGGGAAGCGGCCCTCGGGGACGCGCGGGTGCGCGGGGCACTGTCCGAGGCCGACGTCGCGCGCGCGCTCGACCCGGGCGCGTACCTCGGCAGCACCGACGCGCTGATCGACCGGGCGCTCGACGCGTACCGCGCGGCGTGGGGAGGACGCGCGATGCGCGCCGACGCCGCCGGCCCGCACGTGACGGGTACCCACGTGACCGTCGGCGACGGCTGCCGCCTCGCGTACCGGCTCGACGGGCCGGCCGGCGCGCCGGTCCTGCTGCTCGTCAACTCGCTCGGCACGACGCTCGACGCGTGGGCGCCGCAGGCGGCGGCGTTCGCCGGCCGGTTCCGCGTGCTGCGCTACGACGCGCGGGGGCACGGCGCGTCCGACGTGCCGCCCGGCGCGTACTCGCTCGACCGGCTCGGGCGCGACGCGGTGGAGCTGCTCGACGCGTTAGGTATCGCGCGCGCGCACGTCTGCGGCCTCTCGCTCGGCGGGATGGTCGGCCAGTGGCTCGGCGCGCGCGCGCCGGCGCGGGTCGGCCGCCTCGTGCTCGCGTGCACCGCGCCGTACATGGGCCCGCCCGCCGGCTGGCAGGAGCGGATCGACGCCGTGCTCCGCGAGGGGATGGGCGCCGTGGTCGACGGCGTGCTCGGGCGCTGGTTCACCCCCGGCTTCCGCGCCCGGTCGCCCGGGGCGGTGGCGCCCGTGCGCGCGATGCTGCTCTCGGCCGCGCCCGCGGGCTACGCCGGTTGCTGCGCCGCGATCCGTGACATGGACCTGCGCCCGACCGCGCCGCTCGTCACGGTCCCCGTGCGGCTCGTCGCCGGCGTGCACGACCCGGTGACGCCGCCCGAGCAGGCCGCGGCGATCGCGCGCGCGCTGCCCGGCGGCGCCGAAGTCGTGCGGCTCGACGCGGCCCACCTCGCCAACGTCGAGCAGCCGGAGGCGTTCGCGCGGGCCGTGCTCGACTTTCTGACGTGAGCGGGTTGCGTACGAGATCCCGACCGCCCTTTGCCGTCACCCCCGCGAAGGCGGGGGGCCATCGATCCTTGCGGGGAGCCGTGCGTCGCCGGCGCGGACGCGTGGACCCCCGCGTTTGCGGGGGTGACGGAAATGCGTGCCGCCCGCGAAGCACCCTCCACGACGACCCGCATGCGTGACGTTCCGCAGATCACCGCCGCCGAGGCGGCCCGCCTCGTGAAGGACGGCGACGTGCTCATGGCCGGCGGGTTCGGCATGACCGGCAACCCGGTGCACCTGCTGCACGCGCTCGCCGAGACGGGGGTGCGCGGGCTCACCTACGTCGGCAACAACGTCGGCGAGCCGGGGTTAGGCGGGGGGCGGCTGCTGCGCAACGGGCAGATCGCGCGCGCGATCGGCTCGTTCTTTACGAGCAACCCCGAGGCGGTCGCGGCGGCGCAGTCGGGGGCGATGCGGGTGGAGCTGCTGCCGCAGGGGTCGCTGGCCGAGGCGATCCGGGCGGGCGGCGCGGGGATCGGCGGGTTCTACACGCCGACCGCGGTCGGGACGGTCGTCGCGGAGGGGGGCGACGTGCGCGAGATCGGCGGCGTGCCGCACGTCTTCGTGCGCGGGCTGCGGGCGAACGTCGCGTTCGTGCGCGCGTGGCGCGCGGACGCCGCGGGGAACCTCGTCTACCGCATGACGGAGCAGAACTTCAACCGCGCGATGGCCGCCGCGGCGGACCTCGTCGTGGCCGAGGTGGAGGAGATCGTGCCCGTCGGCGCGCTCGACCCGGACGCGGTGCACACGCCGGGGATCTACGTCGACTACCTCGTGCGGGCGCATACCACGCTCGCGGAGCTCGGCTCGTCGGCGTCGGTGGAGGCGAGCGGGCGGCGGGCGGACGCGACGCGCATGCACATGGCGCGGCGTGCGCTCGCGGAGCTGCGCCGCGGGGACGTGGTGAACCTCGGGATCGGGATCCCGACGCTCGTCGCCGACCTGATCGGGCCCGCGGACGGGATCATCTTGCACACCGAGAACGGCATGTTAGGCGTCGGGCCGTCGCCGGCCGATGGCGGGGCGCTGGACTACCCGGTGAACGCGGGCAAGGTGCCGGTGACCGCGCTGCCGGGGAGCAGCTACTTCGACAGCGCGGACTCGTTCGCGATGATCCGCGGCGGGCACGTGGACGTGGCGGTCATGGGCGGGCTGCAGGTGGACGAGGCGGCGGACCTCGCGAACTGGGCCGTGCCGGGGAGGCCGCTGTTAGGCGTGGGGGGCGCGATGGACCTCGCGACCGGGGCGAAGCGGCTCGTCGTGATGATGACGCACGCCGCGCCGGGCGGCGAGCCGAAGGTCGTGCCCGCGTGCACGCTGCCGCTCACGGCGCGCGGCGCGGTGGACGTGCTGATCACCGACCTCGCGGTGTTCACGTTCGACGGCGGGAGGCTCGCGCTGGTGGAGCTCATGCCCGGCGCGACGCTGGACGAGGTGCGCGCGAAGACTTCGGCGGCGTTCGTCGAGCGGCTGGCGGGCTGATCGCGCGCGCGGACGCGCGCGGGTCCGCCGCCGGGCGGGCCGGGCGCCTTGACAGCGCCGCGTCCCGGTTCGTAGCGTGTTCGGGTCGGTTCACGTCTGTTCGATAACGCACATTTGTTCACTCACGAGCGGAGCTGCCGTCCAGTGGGCGACCGTCTTCTTACCGCTCGGCGTCGGGGTCGCGTCGCGGGCGCGGCCGCGCTCGCCGCCCTGGCCGGCGCGGTCCCCGCCGCCGGGCAGGCGCTGCGCGTCGGTGAGCTCCGGACGGAGTACCACGCGAACCCGGTCGGGATCGGCGAGCCGACGCCCCGCCTGAGTTGGACGCTCACCGCCGAGCGGCGCGGGGCCGCGCAGCGCGCGTACGAGATCCGCGTCGCGGAGGAGGCGCCCGACCTCGCGCGTCGTCCGCTCTGGGATTCGGGGAAGGTGCCCTCCGACGCGTCCGTGCTCCGCCCGTACGCGGGGCCCGCGCTGCAGTCCCGCCGCCGCTACTTCTGGCAGGTCCGCGCGTGGGACGCCGACGGGCGGCCGTCCGCGTGGAGCGCGCCGGCGTTCTGGGAAATGGGCATGCTGAGTCCGAGCGACTGGTCGGCGCAGTGGATCAGCCCCGACCTGCCCGAGGACACTACGCGGTCGAACCCGAGCCCGGTGCTCCGCGCCGCGTTCACGCTCGGCGGGCCGATCGCGTCGGCGCGCGCGTACGTGACGAGCCTGGGGCTCTACGAGATGGAGATCAACGGCCGCCGCGTCGGCGACCGCCTGTTCACGCCCGGGTGGACCGACTACGCGAAGCGCGTGCAGTACCAGACGTACGACGTCACGCCGCTGCTCAGGCCCGGGGCGAACGCGGTCGGGGTCACGTTAGGCGACGGGTGGTACCGCGGGCGGCTCGGCTTTACCAGGCAGCGCAACACGTACGGGACGCGGCTCGCGCTCCTCGCGCAGGTCGTCGTGCGCTACGCCGACGGCCGCGAGCAGGTGATCACCACCGGCCCGGGGTGGAAGGCGTCGACGGGCCCGATCCGCTTCTCGGACATCTACGACGGCGAGCGCTACGACGCGCGGCTCGAGGCGCCCGGGTGGAGCGGGCCGGGCTACGACGACGCCGGGTGGCGCGGCGTGCGGGTCGTCGACCTGCCGAAGGACGTCCTGGTCGCCCCGGCCGGCCCGCCGGTGCGCCGGATCGAGGAGCGCACGCCCGTGCGCGTCTTCCGCACGCCCGCGGGCGAGACCGTGTTCGACATGGGGCAGAACATGGTCGGCTGGGTGCGCCTCCGCGCGCGGGGGCCGCGCGGCACCGTCGTGCGTCTGCGCCACGCCGAGGTGCTCGACGCGGCGGGGAACGTGTACACGGCCAACCTGCGGACGGCGAAGGCGACCACCGAGTTCGTCCTGAAGGGGAGCGGCGCCGACGAAGTCTACGAGCCGCACTTCACCTTCCAGGGCTTCCGCTACGTCGCCGTGGAGGGCTACCCGGGCCTGCCGAACGGGTCCCTGCCGCCCGCCGACGCGCTCGCGGGCGTCGTCATCCACTCGGACATGCCGCGCACGGGGACGTTCGCCACGTCCGACACGATGCTCGACCGGCTCCAGCAGAACATCACCTGGGGCTAGCGGGGCAACTTCCTCGACGTGCCGACCGACACGCCGGCGCGCGACGAGCGGCTGGGGTGGATCGGCGACGCCGAGGCGTTCGCGCCGACGGCGGCGTTCAAC
This is a stretch of genomic DNA from Gemmatimonadetes bacterium T265. It encodes these proteins:
- a CDS encoding hypothetical protein (possible pseudo due to internal stop codon), with product MGDRLLTARRRGRVAGAAALAALAGAVPAAGQALRVGELRTEYHANPVGIGEPTPRLSWTLTAERRGAAQRAYEIRVAEEAPDLARRPLWDSGKVPSDASVLRPYAGPALQSRRRYFWQVRAWDADGRPSAWSAPAFWEMGMLSPSDWSAQWISPDLPEDTTRSNPSPVLRAAFTLGGPIASARAYVTSLGLYEMEINGRRVGDRLFTPGWTDYAKRVQYQTYDVTPLLRPGANAVGVTLGDGWYRGRLGFTRQRNTYGTRLALLAQVVVRYADGREQVITTGPGWKASTGPIRFSDIYDGERYDARLEAPGWSGPGYDDAGWRGVRVVDLPKDVLVAPAGPPVRRIEERTPVRVFRTPAGETVFDMGQNMVGWVRLRARGPRGTVVRLRHAEVLDAAGNVYTANLRTAKATTEFVLKGSGADEVYEPHFTFQGFRYVAVEGYPGLPNGSLPPADALAGVVIHSDMPRTGTFATSDTMLDRLQQNITWG
- a CDS encoding succinyl-CoA--3-ketoacid-CoA transferase gives rise to the protein MRDVPQITAAEAARLVKDGDVLMAGGFGMTGNPVHLLHALAETGVRGLTYVGNNVGEPGLGGGRLLRNGQIARAIGSFFTSNPEAVAAAQSGAMRVELLPQGSLAEAIRAGGAGIGGFYTPTAVGTVVAEGGDVREIGGVPHVFVRGLRANVAFVRAWRADAAGNLVYRMTEQNFNRAMAAAADLVVAEVEEIVPVGALDPDAVHTPGIYVDYLVRAHTTLAELGSSASVEASGRRADATRMHMARRALAELRRGDVVNLGIGIPTLVADLIGPADGIILHTENGMLGVGPSPADGGALDYPVNAGKVPVTALPGSSYFDSADSFAMIRGGHVDVAVMGGLQVDEAADLANWAVPGRPLLGVGGAMDLATGAKRLVVMMTHAAPGGEPKVVPACTLPLTARGAVDVLITDLAVFTFDGGRLALVELMPGATLDEVRAKTSAAFVERLAG